Proteins encoded within one genomic window of Cucumis sativus cultivar 9930 chromosome 3, Cucumber_9930_V3, whole genome shotgun sequence:
- the LOC101209429 gene encoding fructose-bisphosphate aldolase 6, cytosolic: MSSFKSKYQDELIANATYIGTPGKGILAADESTGTIGKRLASINVENVESNRRALRELLFLTPGALQYLSGVILFEETLYQKTAAGKPFVDVLKEGGVLPGIKVDKGTVELAGTNGETTTQGLDGLAQRCQKYYEAGARFAKWRAVLKIGPTEPSQLSINENAYGLARYAAICQENGLVPIVEPEILVDGPHSIEKCAEVTERVLAACYKALNDHHVLLEGTLLKPNMVTPGSEAAKVAPEVIAEYTIRALQRTVPAAVPAIVFLSGGQSEEEATLNLNAMNKLKGKKPWSLSFSFGRALQQSTLKAWAGKEENVEKARAAFLTRCKANSEATLGTYKGDAELSEGAAESLHVKDYKY, translated from the exons ATGTCTTCCTTCAAGAGCAAGTACCAGG ATGAGCTCATAGCCAATGCTACCTACATTGGCACTCCTGGGAAGGGTATCCTTGCTGCTGATGAATCAACTGGTACCATTGGTAAACGTCTAGCGAGTATCAATGTAGAGAATGTCGAGTCCAACCGACGTGCACTCCGGGAACTTCTCTTCCTCACTCCCGGTGCCCTTCAATATCTCAGTGGAGTTATCCTGTTTGAGGAGACTCTCTACCAGAAGACAGCTGCAG GCAAGCCATTTGTTGATGTCTTGAAGGAAGGTGGTGTGTTGCCTGGCATCAAGGTTGACAAGGGTACTGTTGAACTTGCTGGTACTAATGGTGAAACAACCACACAAGGTCTTGATGGTCTTGCTCAGCGCTGCCAAAAGTACTATGAAGCCGGTGCTAGGTTCGCCAAATGGCGTGCAGTGCTCAAGATCGGTCCTACTGAGCCTTCACAATTGTCTATCAACGAGAATGCCTATGGATTAGCTCGGTATGCTGCTATCTGCCAGGAGAATGGTCTTGTTCCCATTGTTGAGCCTGAGATTCTGGTTGATGGACCTCACAGCATTGAGAAATGTGCTGAAGTGACAGAGCGTGTTCTTGCTGCGTGTTACAAGGCCCTGAACGATCATCACGTCCTTCTCGAAGGAACTCTGTTGAAGCCCAACATGGTTACCCCTGGATCTGAAGCTGCTAAGGTTGCCCCAGAGGTGATTGCTGAATACACGATTCGGGCTCTACAACGTACTGTCCCTGCTGCAGTTCCAGCCATCGTTTTCTTGTCAGGCGGGCAGAGTGAGGAGGAAGCAACCCTCAACCTCAATGCCATGAACAAACTGAAGGGAAAGAAGCCATGGTCGTTATCTTTCTCGTTTGGACGTGCCCTTCAGCAGAGTACTCTCAAGGCATGGGCAGGAAAGGAGGAGAATGTTGAGAAGGCAAGGGCTGCTTTCCTCACAAGGTGCAAGGCGAACTCGGAGGCAACCCTCGGAACATACAAGGGTGATGCAGAGCTCAGTGAGGGTGCGGCAGAAAGTCTTCATGTAAAGGATTATAAGTACTGA
- the LOC101209675 gene encoding trihelix transcription factor PTL, which yields MDDQYPLSDLRHLLSTPPSRSHFPSSSSIPHHDLSSSAFRHHHTPYDLIMMMPRDTPLPDFRSDSTTTPSASILSPHPVHNAFDPETASIAADCATARWPRQETLTLLEIRSRLDSKFKEANQKGPLWDEVSRIMAEEHNYQRSGKKCREKFENLYKYYKKTKEGKAGRQDGKNYRFFRQLEALYGETSNSPSLPDSHFVGDTNLRFQQNGTNNPTASAPMSHEAHQKHYCDSLSLSNTSEFETSASSDGNDDLGSVGVMDNDSMEKRRKKRGGKCWKAKIKQFIDSQMRKLIDKQEAWLEKLMKTLEQKEKERMIRDEEWRRQEVSRMDRERSFWAKERAWIESRDAALMDALQRLTGRELRDNNQYNSSPDHGLIVAEHHRNNNENQNEDGSEILNNNTARELLADNNDNYQRKIIDNHGNKKRKENSTSTTTTYNLYFQQHTDSSLYSRGGGGQYDGATHIKEQSPNSSNAGGSGGGHVVQDNCFRFLMGEGDQSQSGLWENFGLKLNNGSDQT from the exons ATGGACGATCAATATCCCCTCTCCGATCTCCGCCACCTCTTGAGTACGCCTCCATCTCGTTCCcatttcccttcttcttcctcaattCCCCACCATGATCTCTCCTCCTCCGCCTTTCGCCACCACCATACTCCCTACGACCTCATCATGATGATGCCACGCGACACTCCCCTCCCCGACTTTCGCTCCGATTCCACCACTACACCATCTGCTTCCATACTCTCCCCTCACCCTGTTCACAACGCTTTCGACCCCGAAACCGCGTCCATCGCTGCCGACTGCGCTACAGCTCGATGGCCTCGACAAGAAACCCTTACGCTCTTGGAAATTAGATCTCGACTTGATTCTAAGTTCAAAGAAGCTAACCAAAAAGGCCCCCTTTGGGATGAAGTTTCTag AATTATGGCTGAGGAACACAATTATCAAAGAAGTGGGAAAAAATGCAGAGAAAAGTTTGagaatttatataaatattacaaaaaaacaaaggaaggCAAAGCTGGAAGACAAGATGGTAAGAATTACAGATTCTTTAGGCAATTGGAAGCTCTCTATGGTGAAACAAGCAATTCTCCTTCACTTCCAGATTCCCATTTTGTTGGAGACACAAACCTCAGATTCCAACAAAATGGAACTAACAATCCAACCGCCTCCGCTCCGATGAGCCACGAAGCTCACCAGAAGCATTACTGCGATAGCCTTAGCCTATCCAACACCTCCGAGTTTGAAACCTCGGCTTCATCAGATGGCAATGACGACCTCGGCTCAGTTGGTGTAATGGATAACGATTCAATggagaaaagaaggaagaagcgAGGCGGAAAATGCTGGAAGGCTAAAATTAAACAGTTCATCGACTCGCAAATGAGGAAGCTAATTGATAAACAAGAGGCTTGGTTGGAGAAGCTCATGAAAACTCTTgaacaaaaggaaaaggagagAATG ATTCGGGATGAGGAATGGAGAAGACAAGAAGTGTCAAGAATGGATAGGGAGAGAAGCTTTTGGGCAAAGGAGAGAGCATGGATAGAATCTAGAGATGCGGCATTAATGGATGCATTACAAAGGCTAACAGGAAGAGAATTGAGAGATAATAATCAATACAACTCCTCGCCTGACCACGGATTAATTGTAGCCGAGCATCATCGAAACAATAACGAGAATCAAAACGAAGACGGGAGCGAAATACTAAACAACAACACAGCTAGAGAATTATTAGCAGACAACAACGATAATTACCAAAggaaaataattgataatcaTGGCAACAAGAAACGCAAGGAGAATTCAACATCAACAACCACCACCTACAATCTTTACTTCCAACAACACACAGATTCCTCCCTCTATAGCCGTGGCGGTGGCGGACAGTACGACGGTGCCACCCACATCAAGGAACAAAGTCCAAATAGTTCGAACGCAGGTGGCAGCGGTGGTGGTCATGTGGTGCAAGATAACTGCTTCAGGTTCTTGATGGGTGAAGGAGATCAATCTCAATCTGGTTTGTGGGAAAATTTTGGCCTCAAACTCAACAATGGAAGTGACCAAACTTGA
- the LOC101203380 gene encoding ethylene-responsive transcription factor ERF024, whose amino-acid sequence MASSSGRHPVYRGVRRRNTGKWVSEIREPRKPNRIWLGTFPTAEMAAVAYDVAALALKGQDAELNFPNSASSLPIPASRSPSDIQAAAASAAAALGAAAAAMEARNNISSRRGSHSEDVMYGARYGQEYELGNQFMDEDLIFDMPNVLMNMAEGMLLSPPRFNNHGGDDNRDFGTDQNLWNFP is encoded by the coding sequence ATGGCTTCTTCTTCTGGCCGCCACCCCGTCTACCGTGGCGTTCGCCGTCGCAACACTGGCAAATGGGTCTCTGAAATCCGCGAGCCAAGGAAGCCCAACCGTATTTGGCTCGGAACTTTTCCCACCGCTGAAATGGCTGCTGTTGCTTACGACGTTGCCGCCCTTGCCCTAAAAGGCCAAGACGCCGAACTTAATTTCCCTAATTCCGCCTCGTCTCTCCCCATCCCCGCTTCTAGGTCACCATCGGATATTCAAGCTGCAGCTGCGTCTGCTGCTGCTGCCCTTGGAGCGGCTGCAGCTGCCATGGAGGCACGGAACAATATCAGTTCTCGTCGTGGAAGTCATTCCGAAGACGTCATGTACGGAGCAAGATATGGTCAAGAATATGAATTGGGAAATCAGTTCATGGACGAGGACTTGATCTTTGATATGCCTAATGTTCTAATGAATATGGCGGAAGGAATGCTTCTTAGCCCTCCTCGTTTCAACAACCATGGCGGAGACGACAACCGCGACTTCGGCACTGACCAAAATCTTTGGAATTTTCCCTaa